Proteins encoded by one window of Porphyrobacter sp. YT40:
- the tatA gene encoding twin-arginine translocase TatA/TatE family subunit, with amino-acid sequence MQPGIWQILIIALVVLVLFGRGRISEMMGDFGKGISSFKKGMSETQEPPAKGQIEPPAADPAPTAAPAPAPTAAPAPTLDKSDTPGT; translated from the coding sequence ATGCAACCCGGTATCTGGCAAATTCTCATCATCGCACTGGTCGTGCTGGTCCTGTTCGGCCGCGGCCGCATCTCGGAGATGATGGGCGATTTCGGCAAGGGCATCTCCAGCTTCAAGAAGGGCATGAGCGAGACGCAGGAACCGCCGGCCAAGGGTCAGATCGAACCGCCCGCCGCCGACCCCGCGCCGACCGCGGCCCCCGCTCCCGCCCCGACTGCTGCTCCGGCTCCGACGCTCGACAAGTCCGACACCCCCGGCACCTGA
- the scpB gene encoding SMC-Scp complex subunit ScpB, which produces MSEPEPEPLERAVEATLFAAEAPMSVDALAAHLGDAAPGDVRAALAAIAAHYGPRGVHLVERGGRWHFETAPDLAHLLRREKEQVRRLSRAATEVLAIIAYHEPVSRAEIESIRGVQTSAGTLDVLMEAGWVKPAGRREVPGRPVIYATTPEFLDHFGLASRRDLPGIDELRAAGLLDPVDEAMEAAMRFDPDEPDETDSDDEDPS; this is translated from the coding sequence ATGAGCGAGCCCGAGCCCGAGCCGCTCGAACGCGCGGTGGAGGCGACGCTGTTCGCCGCCGAAGCGCCGATGAGCGTCGATGCGCTCGCCGCCCATCTCGGCGATGCCGCCCCCGGTGATGTGCGCGCGGCGCTGGCGGCCATCGCGGCGCACTATGGCCCGCGCGGGGTGCATCTGGTCGAGCGCGGCGGCAGGTGGCACTTCGAGACCGCGCCCGATCTCGCCCATCTGCTGCGCCGCGAGAAGGAGCAGGTACGCCGCCTCAGCCGCGCGGCCACGGAAGTGCTGGCGATCATCGCCTATCACGAGCCGGTGAGCCGCGCGGAGATCGAATCGATCCGCGGCGTGCAGACCAGCGCGGGCACGCTCGATGTGCTGATGGAGGCGGGCTGGGTGAAGCCGGCGGGCCGCCGCGAGGTGCCGGGCCGCCCGGTGATCTATGCGACTACGCCCGAATTCCTCGACCATTTCGGCCTCGCCAGCCGCCGCGATCTGCCCGGAATCGACGAGCTGCGCGCCGCAGGCCTGCTCGATCCGGTGGACGAGGCGATGGAGGCTGCGATGCGCTTCGACCCGGACGAGCCCGACGAAACCGACAGCGACGACGAAGACCCATCCTGA
- a CDS encoding ScpA family protein codes for MSEADQPFMFPPEAPRPDSDALYLELGAWEGPLDLLLDLARRQKVDLRQISILALVDQYLSYIERAGAMKLELAADYLVMAAWLAYLKSAMLLPKEEQEDPSPEELALRLQLRLQRLGAMREAAGRLMGRDRIGRDIFLRGAPEGLRTDRKTVWRSDLFSLIQAYGQVKARTAPRIYHVANRPVMTLDSALERVAAMLGVTLEWMEIRDFLPPHASPELKRSALASSFVAALELAKRGRAELEQEGAFAPLRIRRLKDAAA; via the coding sequence ATGAGCGAGGCCGATCAGCCCTTCATGTTCCCGCCCGAGGCGCCCCGGCCCGATTCGGATGCGCTCTACCTCGAACTGGGTGCGTGGGAGGGGCCGCTCGACCTGCTGCTCGATCTCGCGCGGCGGCAGAAGGTCGACCTCAGGCAGATTTCGATCCTCGCGCTGGTCGATCAATACCTTAGCTATATCGAGCGCGCCGGGGCGATGAAGCTGGAGCTGGCCGCCGATTACCTCGTGATGGCAGCCTGGCTCGCTTACCTGAAGTCGGCGATGCTGCTGCCCAAAGAAGAGCAGGAAGACCCGAGCCCCGAAGAACTCGCGCTGCGCCTGCAATTGCGGCTGCAACGACTGGGCGCGATGCGCGAGGCGGCGGGGCGGTTGATGGGGCGCGACCGGATCGGGCGCGACATCTTTCTGCGCGGCGCGCCCGAGGGCCTGCGCACCGACCGCAAGACCGTGTGGCGCTCCGACCTGTTCAGCCTCATCCAGGCCTATGGGCAGGTCAAGGCGCGCACCGCGCCGCGCATCTACCACGTCGCGAACCGCCCGGTGATGACGCTCGATTCGGCGCTGGAGCGGGTCGCGGCGATGCTCGGCGTGACGCTGGAGTGGATGGAGATCCGCGATTTCCTCCCGCCCCACGCCTCGCCCGAATTGAAGCGCTCGGCGCTCGCTTCCAGCTTCGTCGCTGCGCTGGAACTGGCCAAGCGGGGCCGGGCTGAGCTTGAGCAGGAGGGCGCCTTCGCCCCCCTGCGCATCCGCCGTCTGAAAGACGCAGCCGCATGA
- the nagZ gene encoding beta-N-acetylhexosaminidase, protein MIPAIFGLGGPQLTPDERAFFRECDPAGYILFGRNCVDPAQLRALTDDLRSIHGRDRLLISIDQEGGRVARLRPPHWASYPAGAAFEQLYAIAPASAIEAARANATAMGLELSAMGITVDYHPPLDLRVPGAHDVIGDRAFGSDPVAVAAIGRAVLEGLAAGGVTGCVKHMPGHGRTDVDTHKALPTVTASAAELEDDLAPFRTLNHALIGMTGHLVFTAWDADNPATLSETVIRDVIRGSIGFDGLLLTDDIDMEALGGSIPERAGRAHAAGCDIILNCWAKMDDMQGICEVLPAMPPATAARLDRALAGTRIAPALAPEAADLLAKRDALLALTGAAA, encoded by the coding sequence ATGATTCCGGCAATCTTCGGCCTCGGCGGCCCGCAGCTTACCCCTGACGAGCGCGCCTTCTTCCGCGAGTGCGACCCGGCGGGCTATATCCTGTTCGGGCGCAATTGTGTCGATCCCGCACAGCTGCGCGCGTTGACCGATGATTTGCGGAGCATCCACGGGCGTGACCGGCTGTTGATCTCGATCGATCAGGAAGGCGGGCGTGTCGCGCGGCTGCGGCCGCCGCACTGGGCGAGCTATCCTGCCGGGGCCGCCTTCGAACAGCTCTATGCCATCGCCCCCGCCAGCGCGATCGAGGCGGCGCGGGCCAATGCCACGGCAATGGGGCTCGAACTGTCGGCGATGGGCATCACGGTCGATTACCACCCGCCGCTCGATCTGCGCGTCCCCGGCGCACACGACGTGATCGGCGACCGGGCCTTCGGCAGCGACCCGGTGGCCGTGGCGGCGATCGGGCGCGCGGTGCTCGAAGGACTGGCGGCGGGCGGCGTGACGGGCTGCGTCAAGCACATGCCCGGCCACGGCCGCACCGATGTCGATACGCACAAGGCGCTCCCCACGGTGACCGCCTCGGCTGCGGAACTGGAGGACGACCTCGCCCCGTTCCGCACGCTCAACCACGCGCTGATCGGCATGACCGGGCACCTGGTATTCACCGCCTGGGATGCGGACAACCCTGCCACGCTCTCGGAAACCGTGATCCGCGACGTGATCCGCGGAAGCATCGGTTTCGATGGCCTGCTGCTCACTGACGACATCGACATGGAGGCGCTGGGCGGCTCGATCCCCGAGCGTGCTGGCCGCGCCCATGCGGCGGGTTGCGACATCATCCTCAATTGCTGGGCGAAGATGGACGATATGCAGGGCATTTGCGAGGTGCTTCCCGCCATGCCGCCCGCCACCGCCGCGCGGCTCGACCGGGCGCTGGCGGGCACCCGCATTGCCCCGGCGCTCGCCCCCGAAGCGGCTGACCTTCTTGCCAAGCGCGATGCGCTGCTGGCGCTGACAGGGGCTGCCGCATGA
- a CDS encoding SPOR domain-containing protein, with protein sequence MIDAEYEELDEGMDGGNDGFGDELDLADTDNLPWLESDEDDEDAGGFDMMQIAGFFTLMVALLAVVVGGVWWVSNRAVSSDVVADGSVIPAPEGPVKTRPEDPGGKTFAGTGNVAPVVGEGGSRPAVVADTNLPPLPGGTPGSKPAPATPPSAGATKPVPVAPAAEPAPAAGTSVQLAAYGTRARAEQGWVDAQRRTEKLNGVKHRVVEGKVDIGTVYRLQAVTGSRAEADRLCAALKTDGLDCQVK encoded by the coding sequence ATGATCGACGCCGAATACGAGGAACTGGACGAAGGGATGGACGGCGGCAACGACGGGTTCGGCGACGAGCTCGATCTGGCCGACACGGACAATCTCCCCTGGCTCGAATCCGACGAGGATGACGAGGACGCGGGCGGTTTCGACATGATGCAGATCGCGGGGTTCTTCACCCTGATGGTCGCGCTGCTGGCAGTCGTGGTCGGCGGGGTCTGGTGGGTCTCCAACCGCGCGGTGAGCAGCGATGTGGTCGCCGATGGCAGCGTGATCCCCGCGCCCGAGGGGCCGGTCAAGACCAGGCCCGAAGATCCGGGCGGCAAGACCTTCGCGGGCACGGGCAATGTCGCGCCGGTGGTGGGCGAGGGCGGATCGCGCCCCGCCGTGGTTGCCGATACCAACCTCCCGCCGCTTCCAGGCGGAACGCCGGGCAGCAAGCCCGCTCCGGCAACCCCTCCTTCTGCCGGTGCGACCAAGCCTGTGCCGGTCGCTCCGGCTGCGGAACCCGCCCCGGCGGCGGGAACGTCGGTCCAGCTTGCCGCCTATGGCACCCGCGCGCGGGCCGAGCAGGGCTGGGTCGATGCGCAGCGCCGCACCGAGAAGCTCAACGGGGTCAAGCACCGCGTGGTCGAGGGCAAGGTCGATATCGGCACGGTCTATCGCCTGCAGGCAGTCACCGGCAGCCGCGCGGAGGCCGACCGGCTGTGCGCCGCGCTCAAGACCGACGGGCTCGATTGTCAGGTCAAATAG
- the argS gene encoding arginine--tRNA ligase, whose protein sequence is MTKTLYAAHTALIESVLTDLVAEGTLPAGTSFANVTLEPPRDPSHGDLATNAAMVLAKPAGLNPRALAEAITAKLAAQPGIVSADIAGPGFINLRLAPEAWLAELRAIASLGADYGRSQMGGGATVNIEYVSANPTGPMHMGHCRGAVVGDALAGLLEFAGHRVIKEYYVNDAGAQVDVLARSVHLRYREALGETVTIPEGLYPGEYLKPVGEALAAEFGDQYAAAPEDEWLILFRTRAVAAMMDMIREDLATLGIRHDLFSSEAELQASGKVDAAEQWLRDHDLVYDGVLEAPKGKAPPEDWEPVQLPLFRSTRFGDDQDRPIKKSNGSWTYFGADLAYHFQKAQTADALVDIWGADHAGTVKRIKAAVAALTSADGAAPKPFEVKLVQMVQLMKGGQPFKMSKRAGNFVTLADVVEMVGKDVVRFTMLTRKPDAQMDFDFDKVVEASKDNPVFYVQYAHARIRSSLRKAADMGITPSDAALDRLGAEELALIARAAQFPREIEAAARAREPHRIAFYLYDLAGDLHSYWNLGNDRPEKRFIVEQDAELTAARLFLAAAIGQVIRGGLGVLGVEAVESM, encoded by the coding sequence ATGACCAAGACCCTCTACGCCGCCCACACCGCGCTGATCGAAAGCGTCCTGACCGATCTGGTTGCCGAGGGCACTTTGCCCGCGGGCACTTCCTTCGCCAACGTCACGCTCGAGCCGCCGCGCGATCCCAGTCACGGCGATCTGGCGACCAATGCCGCGATGGTGCTCGCCAAGCCCGCGGGTCTCAACCCGCGCGCACTGGCCGAGGCGATCACCGCGAAGCTCGCCGCGCAGCCGGGCATCGTCAGCGCCGACATCGCCGGGCCGGGCTTCATCAACCTGCGCCTCGCGCCCGAGGCATGGCTTGCCGAGCTGCGCGCCATCGCCAGCCTCGGTGCGGATTACGGGCGCTCGCAGATGGGCGGGGGCGCGACCGTCAACATCGAATATGTCTCGGCCAACCCCACCGGGCCGATGCACATGGGCCATTGCCGCGGCGCGGTCGTCGGCGATGCGCTGGCGGGCCTGCTCGAATTCGCGGGCCATAGGGTCATCAAGGAATATTACGTCAACGACGCGGGCGCGCAGGTCGATGTCCTCGCCCGGTCGGTGCACCTGCGGTATCGCGAGGCACTGGGCGAGACGGTCACCATCCCTGAAGGGCTATATCCGGGCGAATATCTGAAGCCGGTGGGCGAAGCGCTCGCCGCCGAGTTCGGCGATCAATACGCTGCCGCGCCCGAAGACGAATGGCTGATCCTGTTCCGCACACGCGCGGTGGCGGCGATGATGGACATGATCCGCGAAGATCTGGCCACGCTCGGCATCCGGCACGACCTGTTCTCCTCCGAGGCCGAGCTGCAAGCCTCGGGCAAGGTCGACGCCGCCGAACAATGGCTGCGCGACCACGACCTCGTCTATGACGGCGTGCTCGAAGCCCCCAAGGGCAAGGCCCCGCCCGAAGACTGGGAGCCGGTGCAACTGCCGCTGTTCCGCTCGACCAGGTTCGGCGACGATCAGGATCGCCCGATCAAGAAGTCGAACGGGTCTTGGACCTATTTCGGCGCGGACCTCGCCTACCACTTCCAGAAAGCCCAGACCGCCGATGCGCTGGTCGACATCTGGGGCGCGGACCATGCTGGCACCGTCAAGCGGATCAAGGCCGCCGTCGCCGCGCTGACCAGCGCGGATGGCGCGGCGCCCAAGCCGTTCGAGGTGAAGCTCGTCCAGATGGTGCAACTGATGAAGGGCGGTCAGCCGTTCAAGATGTCCAAGCGCGCGGGCAATTTCGTGACGCTCGCCGATGTGGTCGAGATGGTCGGCAAGGACGTGGTGCGCTTCACCATGCTCACCCGCAAGCCCGATGCGCAGATGGATTTCGACTTCGACAAGGTGGTCGAAGCCTCGAAGGACAATCCGGTCTTCTATGTCCAATATGCCCACGCGCGCATCCGTTCGAGCCTGCGCAAGGCCGCCGACATGGGGATCACCCCCTCCGATGCGGCACTCGATCGGCTCGGGGCGGAGGAGCTGGCGCTGATCGCCCGCGCCGCGCAGTTCCCGCGCGAGATCGAAGCCGCCGCCCGTGCGCGCGAGCCGCACCGGATCGCTTTCTATCTCTATGATCTGGCGGGCGACCTCCATTCCTACTGGAACCTCGGTAACGACCGCCCGGAAAAGCGCTTCATCGTGGAACAGGACGCAGAGCTGACCGCGGCGAGGCTTTTCCTCGCAGCCGCAATCGGGCAGGTAATCCGCGGCGGTCTCGGCGTCTTGGGTGTCGAGGCGGTCGAAAGCATGTAA
- the ispH gene encoding 4-hydroxy-3-methylbut-2-enyl diphosphate reductase, protein MNAPFPASEAATADRPPLNLLIAAPRGFCAGVDRAIEIVEKALERYGSPVYVRHEIVHNKYVVEGLKAKGAIFVKELDEVPDDAPVVFSAHGVPKAIPAEARRRELLYLDATCPLVSKIHRQAERQIEKGRHIIFIGHEGHPEVIGTMGQVEPGQMTLVETIEDVDKLPFDSDEELAYLTQTTLSVDDTREVIEALEWRYPNISGPKAEDICYATSNRQAAVKELAHDCDLVLVIGAPNSSNSLRLVEVSERLGTPAKLIQRASEIDFAWLEGVETLGLTAGASAPEVLVREVVAALAQHRTIHEKEITATVEKMVFKLPRQLTE, encoded by the coding sequence ATGAACGCGCCCTTTCCCGCCTCCGAAGCTGCCACCGCAGACCGCCCGCCGCTCAATCTGCTAATCGCCGCCCCGCGCGGCTTCTGCGCCGGGGTCGATCGCGCGATCGAGATCGTCGAGAAGGCGCTCGAACGGTACGGTTCGCCGGTCTATGTCCGGCACGAGATCGTCCACAACAAATATGTCGTCGAAGGGCTTAAGGCCAAGGGCGCGATTTTCGTCAAGGAACTCGACGAAGTGCCCGACGATGCGCCCGTGGTGTTCAGCGCGCACGGCGTGCCCAAGGCGATCCCCGCCGAAGCGCGCCGCCGCGAACTGCTCTATCTTGATGCCACCTGCCCGCTGGTGAGCAAGATCCACCGTCAGGCCGAACGCCAGATCGAAAAGGGCCGCCACATCATCTTCATCGGCCACGAAGGCCACCCCGAGGTGATCGGCACGATGGGGCAGGTCGAACCGGGGCAGATGACGCTGGTCGAGACGATCGAGGATGTCGACAAGCTCCCGTTCGATTCCGACGAGGAGCTGGCCTATCTCACCCAGACCACGCTGTCGGTGGACGATACGCGCGAGGTGATCGAGGCGCTCGAATGGCGTTATCCCAACATCAGCGGGCCCAAGGCGGAAGACATCTGCTATGCGACCTCCAACCGGCAGGCGGCGGTCAAGGAGCTGGCGCATGACTGCGATCTGGTGCTGGTGATCGGCGCGCCCAATTCCTCGAACTCGCTGCGGCTGGTCGAGGTGTCGGAACGGCTCGGCACCCCTGCCAAGCTGATCCAGCGTGCCTCGGAAATCGACTTTGCCTGGCTCGAGGGGGTGGAAACGCTCGGCCTCACCGCCGGGGCCTCCGCGCCCGAAGTGCTGGTGCGCGAGGTGGTCGCCGCGCTGGCGCAGCACCGCACCATCCACGAGAAGGAAATCACCGCCACCGTCGAAAAGATGGTGTTCAAGCTGCCGCGCCAGCTGACCGAGTAG
- a CDS encoding homoserine kinase translates to MAVYTHLGAEDLARLIAHYDVGALVSAKGIAEGVSNSNWLVETTGSGDSGTRFILTLYERRIDYADLPYFLELLDHLAAKGCPVPRTMHDRAGTSWRMVEDPGSPSGASKAAALIEFLPGVSPTRPTPAQARSVGEVLARLHLAAQDFPRTRANAMDFAASAAILRTCGAEALATIDPALPALLAEAEAAAALDLSALPRSQTHTDLFPDNVLMLGDRVTGLIDFYFACTGPMVLDLAVTHAAWSFDAANAHDPAIGSALIAGYESVRPLEPDERALFPDVAKGACLRFVASRAEDWLDTPDDALVTRKDPMQFARRWRFYDETGPALLAG, encoded by the coding sequence ATGGCGGTCTATACCCATCTCGGGGCCGAGGATCTTGCCCGGCTGATCGCGCATTACGATGTCGGCGCGCTGGTTTCGGCCAAGGGGATCGCCGAGGGCGTGTCCAATTCCAACTGGCTGGTGGAGACGACGGGTAGCGGCGACAGCGGCACGCGCTTCATCCTGACGCTGTACGAGCGGCGGATCGACTATGCCGATCTGCCCTATTTTCTCGAACTGCTCGATCATCTTGCGGCCAAGGGCTGCCCGGTGCCGCGCACGATGCACGACCGCGCGGGTACTTCGTGGCGGATGGTCGAGGACCCCGGATCGCCGTCCGGGGCAAGCAAAGCGGCGGCGCTGATCGAATTTCTGCCCGGTGTCTCGCCCACCCGGCCGACGCCTGCGCAGGCTCGCAGCGTCGGCGAAGTGCTCGCGCGGCTGCATCTGGCGGCGCAGGATTTCCCGCGCACCCGCGCCAATGCGATGGATTTCGCCGCCAGCGCCGCAATCCTGCGCACCTGCGGGGCCGAGGCGCTGGCGACGATCGACCCGGCCCTCCCCGCGCTGCTCGCCGAGGCCGAGGCCGCCGCCGCGCTCGATCTCTCCGCCCTGCCGCGCTCGCAGACCCACACAGACCTTTTCCCCGACAATGTGCTGATGCTGGGCGACCGGGTGACCGGGCTGATCGACTTCTACTTCGCCTGCACCGGGCCGATGGTGCTTGATCTGGCGGTGACGCACGCGGCATGGAGCTTCGATGCGGCGAACGCGCATGATCCTGCCATCGGCAGCGCACTGATCGCGGGCTATGAAAGCGTCCGCCCGCTGGAGCCTGACGAGCGCGCACTGTTTCCCGATGTCGCCAAGGGCGCGTGCCTGCGTTTTGTCGCGAGCCGGGCCGAGGACTGGCTGGACACCCCGGACGATGCGCTTGTCACCCGCAAGGACCCGATGCAATTCGCGCGGCGGTGGCGGTTCTACGACGAAACCGGCCCCGCCCTGCTTGCAGGCTGA